From a region of the Theobroma cacao cultivar B97-61/B2 chromosome 8, Criollo_cocoa_genome_V2, whole genome shotgun sequence genome:
- the LOC18591495 gene encoding lysine-specific histone demethylase 1 homolog 3 isoform X2 gives MESDDGSNSKAGPELQFDMGNKVELGLEKDSLQHSLKPRNKKMDSGGGPKKRVKVTPVEVGFDSGDDEPIGSLLKLRKPKNPKKIKAGLEGSVEKCHKVEVKAHKILGEAEEDLGEMNDTLASFRKKLKCPKKDIEPGTMRGRGYALNESVEDDGVLDGNSELKTVEKGQDIGEDRSNVVTDKGVERKSTGKVRRGKFDSKAKATGDDDDSEGLESQVEEDHNEGGLWPGEASDQPLDEKLEESLSTFFQRVQSGSQRKSLPNSCLKQNCKATHHAFVSKNPSRKCDDSSLSVSGTSLWHSTSKECNTAVNQRFDDGVCQQETILEPCDLNAQKGPIEDPCRSPKVCEKDGNRHSNIQLRDNCSAVDQRGKPESEGLKDGLELQSTAKTGSLVPCVVEMANSLSSSNLMEEIHGSSAGGLVPQSMDISNKYILSADPEIYSIGEENSNDELLNKSYENACEETAKLESGYVFNQYQEGSQQIQLNLSLSAVDSLKMEETCSDGPNTCAEEKSLETHVHPNELVASIRRCNSALHQPSEDASHGACVPSHDCFSVNEEADGDSPTSLTPDENESCHEDVVSLPSSEIKDSKSSAIQRAGRNIKKRRHGDMAYEGDADWENLISEQGFFGSQQFVDSDRSFRAREKFDEAAVSAGLKARAVGPVEKIKFKEVLKRRGGLQEYLECRNHILGLWSKDVTRILPLVDCGVTDTPSEAEPARASLIREIYAFLDQSGYINFGIASKKEKAELNAKHNYKLLEEENFEGSSGASIADSEDGVAFILGQVKTTEAPAEAKSGVRVDDQNLASEAKLCEVSVDSITPELPNVPGADLSCDVVDMGIAPVVTPEERNDSQYVQSAAYDNPYWNDHLKGDSEVRKKIIVVGAGPAGLTAARHLQRHGFSVVVLEARNRIGGRVHTDCSSLSVPVDLGASIITGVEADVSTNRRPDPSSLVCAQLGLELTVLNSSCPLYDIVTGQKVPADLDDALEAEYNTLLDDMVFLVAQKGEKAMRMSLEDGLEYALKRHRMAEIGADIEETESHSSVEAFYDSKASNVIGNFPEEKCSKEEILSSLERRVMNWHYAHLEYGCAASLKEVSLPHWNQDDVYGGFGGPHCMIKGGYSTVVESLAEGLLLHLNHVVTNISYSPKDSGTDDSQHRQVKVSTLNGSEFSGDAVLITVPLGCLKAGAIKFSPSLPQWKHSSIQRLGFGVLNKVVLEFPEVFWDDTVDYFGVTAEETDRRGHCFMFWNVRKTVGAPVLIALVAGKAAIDGQSMSSSDHVNHAVIALRKLFGEASVPDPVASVVTDWGRDPFSYGAYSYVAIGASGEDYDMLGRPVENCLFFAGEATCKEHPDTVGGAMLSGLREAVRLIDIFTTGNDHTAEVEAMEAAQRQSESEKDEVKDIIKRLEAVELSNVLYKNSLDRARLLTREALLRDMFFNVKTTVGRLHLAKKLLGLPVESLKSFAGTKEGLTTLNSWMLDSMGKDGTQLLRHCVRLLVLVSTDLVAVRSSGIGKTVKEKVCVHTSRDIRAIASQLVNVWLEVFRKAKASSKRKNLKDAASGKPPLRSHHGAFENKRSLQDPLSAGSQYPINVKENGKSMRVEAVNLAMSEEEQAAFAAEAAARAAAKAAAEALASTEANCNKLLQLPKIPSFHKFARREQYAQMDERKWPGGVLGRQDCISEIDSRNCRVRDWSVDFSAACVNLDSSRMSVDNLSQRSHSNEIASHLKLREHSGESLAVDSSIFTKAWVDSAGSGGIKDYHAIDRWQSQAAAADLDFFHPTMHVKDEEDSYTSSRQPTWKHDGRANESSISQITVNKERFKNHPRGADRIKQAVVDYVASLLMPLYKARKIDKEGYKSIMKKTATKVMEIASDAEKNMAISEFLDFKRKNKIRSFVDKLIERHMAMKPVMNT, from the exons ATGGAAAGTGACGATGGTTCAAATTCCAAGGCAGGTCCAGAATTGCAATTTGATATGGGGAATAAAGTTGAGCTAGGGTTAGAAAAGGATTCATTACAGCACTCATTGAAACCTAGGAACAAGAAAATGGATAGTGGTGGGGGGCCTAAGAAAAGAGTAAAGGTTACGCCGGTGGAGGTTGGTTTTGATTCGGGTGATGATGAGCCCATTGGATCTTTGTTGAAGTTAAGGAAACCTAAGAATCCTAAAAAGATTAAGGCTGGATTGGAGGGCAGTGTTGAGAAGTGCCACAAGGTTGAAGTTAAGGCACATAAAATTTTGGGTGAGGCTGAGGAGGATTTGGGGGAAATGAATGATACCTTGGCGAGCTTTAGGAAGAAGTTGAAGTGTCCCAAGAAAGATATTGAACCTGGAACAATGAGGGGAAGGGGTTATGCTTTGAATGAGTCTGTGGAGGATGATGGGGTTTTGGATGGAAATTCTGAGTTGAAGACTGTGGAGAAAGGTCAGGATATTGGTGAAGACAGATCTAATGTGGTTACTGATAAAGGAGTTGAAAGAAAGAGTACAGGGAAAGTAAGGAGAGGCAAGTTTGATTCGAAAGCAAAGGCCACTGGGGATGATGATGATTCAGAAGGGTTGGAATCTCAGGTTGAGGAAGATCATAATGAGGGAGGCTTGTGGCCTGGGGAAGCTTCAGATCAGCCTTTGGATGAGAAGTTGGAAGAGTCCTTGTCAACCTTTTTTCAGAGGGTGCAATCTGGTTCACAAAGGAAGTCTCTCCCAAATTCGTGTTTGAAACAGAATTGCAAGGCTACCCATCATGCTTTTGTTTCAAAGAACCCCAGCAGAAAGTGTGATGACAGTTCTCTTTCAGTTTCTGGTACAAGCTTGTGGCATTCGACATCCAAAGAATGCAACACAGCAGTGAATCAAAGATTTGATGATGGTGTGTGTCAACAAGAGACCATTTTGGAGCCATGTGACTTAAATGCCCAAAAAGGACCCATTGAAGATCCATGCAGGTCACCTAAAGTTTGTGAAAAGGATGGAAATCGGCATTCCAATATTCAGCTCAGGGACAATTGTTCAGCAGTTGACCAGAGAGGTAAACCAGAAAGTGAAGGTTTAAAGGATGGATTAGAACTTCAATCTACAGCCAAAACAGGCAGTTTAGTGCCCTGTGTAGTGGAAATGGCCAACTCTCTTTCTTCGTCAAACCTGATGGAAGAAATCCATGGATCTAGTGCTGGAGGTTTGGTTCCACAGTCTATGGAcatttcaaacaaatatattttgagTGCAGATCCAGAGATTTATTCAATTGGCGAAGAAAACTCTAATGATGAGTTGTTAAACAAGTCTTatgaaaatgcatgtgaaGAGACTGCAAAATTGGAAAGTGGCTATGTTTTCAACCAATATCAGGAAGGTTCACAACAAATTCAACTTAACCTGTCTCTATCTGCTGTTGATTCACTGAAGATGGAAGAGACTTGCAGTGACGGTCCAAATACTTGTGCTGAGGAAAAGTCTTTAGAAACCCATGTTCATCCCAATGAACTTGTTGCCTCCATTAGGAGGTGCAACTCTGCTTTGCATCAACCATCTGAAGATGCATCCCATGGGGCCTGTGTTCCCAGCCATGATTGTTTTTCCGTCAATGAAGAGGCTGATGGAGATTCTCCTACATCCTTAACACCTGATGAAAATGAAAGTTGCCATGAAGATGTGGTCTCTCTGCCTAGTTCTGAAATCAAAGACAGTAAGTCATCAGCTATCCAGCGTGCTGGGCGCAATATTAAAAAGCGTAGGCATGGAGATATGGCTTATGAAGGGGACGCCGATTGGGAGAATTTGATAAGTGAGCAAGGGTTTTTTGGAAGTCAGCAGTTTGTAGACAGTGATCGTTCCTTTAGAGCAAGAGAGAAGTTTGATGAGGCTGCAGTGTCAGCTGGACTGAAAGCTCGTGCAGTGGGTCCAGTTGAGAAGATCAAATTTAAGGAGGTCTTGAAGCGTAGAGGTGGGCTACAGGAATATTTGGAATGCAg GAATCATATCTTAGGTCTTTGGAGTAAAGATGTTACTCGTATTTTGCCTCTTGTTGACTGTGGTGTGACTGATACTCCTTCAGAGGCTGAACCAGCCCGGGCTTCCCTCATTAGGGAGATATATGCATTTCTTGATCAGAGT GGTTATATAAACTTCGGAATTGCTTCCAAGAAAGAGAAGGCAGAACTTAACGCGAAGCATAACTATAAACTTCTAgaggaagaaaattttgagGGTAGTTCTGGGGCCTCCATTGCTGATTCAGAGGATGGAGTTGCCTTTATCCTTGGTCAGGTCAAGACAACTGAAGCTCCTGCAGAGGCAAAGAGTGGTGTTAGAGTTGATGATCAAAACCTGGCATCTGAAGCCAAATTATGTGAAGTATCGGTTGATTCGATCACACCAGAATTACCTAAT GTTCCAGGTGCTGATCTATCTTGTGATGTAGTTGACATGGGAATTGCCCCTGTAGTAACTCCGGAAGAAAGGAATGACTCACAATATGTTCAATCTGCTGCTTATGATAATCCTTACTGGAATGATCACTTGAAGGGTGATTCAGAGGTCAGAAAGAAAATCATAGTTGTTGGAGCTGGTCCTGCTGGATTGACTGCTGCACGCCACTTGCAACGTCATGGATTTTCAGTAGTTGTACTTGAGGCTAGGAATAGGATAGGAGGTCGTGTTCATACAGATTGCTCTTCTCTTTCCGTACCTGTGGATCTTGGGGCTAGCATTATTACAGGAGTTGAGGCTGACGTTTCCACTAATAGAAGACCAGATCCTTCATCATTGGTTTGTGCACAGTTGGGGCTAGAGTTGACTGTGTTGAATAGTTCCTGTCCTCTGTATGACATTGTAACTGGTCAAAAGGTTCCTGCAGATCTGGACGATGCTCTGGAAGCTGAATACAACACTCTTCTTGATGACATGGTATTTCTTGTTGCTCAAAAAGGTGAAAAAGCAATGAGAATGTCTCTTGAGGATGGTTTAGAATATGCCCTAAAAAGGCATCGCATGGCAGAAATAGGAGCAGATATTGAAGAAACAGAATCACATTCTTCTGTGGAAGCTTTCTATGATTCCAAAGCAAGCAATGTCATTGGAAATTTTCCTGAAGAAAAGTGTTCTAAAGAGGAGATTTTGAGTTCTCTTGAGAGAAGGGTTATGAATTGGCACTATGCCCATTTGGAGTATGGTTGTGCTGCTTCGCTTAAGGAAGTGTCTCTTCCCCACTGGAATCAAGATGATGTTTATGGCGGATTTGGAGGACCCCATTGTATGATTAAAGGGGGTTACAGCACAGTGGTTGAGTCTCTTGCAGAGGGACTTCTCCTCCACTTGAACCATGTAGTCACAAATATTTCATACAGCCCAAAGGATTCTGGAACTGATGATAGTCAACATAGGCAGGTCAAAGTTTCCACTTTGAATGGCAGTGAGTTTTCAGGAGATGCTGTGCTTATTACTGTGCCACTTGGTTGCTTGAAAGCAGGAGCCATAAAGTTTTCTCCTTCATTGCCCCAATGGAAACATTCTTCCATACAGCGGCTTGGATTTGGAGTTCTTAATAAAGTTGTCTTGGAATTCCCAGAGGTGTTTTGGGATGATACTGTGGATTACTTTGGAGTGACTGCTGAGGAAACTGACAGGAGGGGCCATTGCTTTATGTTTTGGAATGTCAGAAAAACTGTTGGGGCTCCTGTTCTTATAGCCTTAGTGGCTGGTAAGGCAGCTATTGATGGTCAAAGTATGAGCTCATCAGATCATGTAAACCATGCAGTAATTGCTCTCCGTAAACTTTTTGGAGAGGCTTCAGTTCCTGATCCAGTTGCCTCAGTAGTGACTGATTGGGGCAGGGATCCTTTCAGCTATGGTGCTTACTCCTATGTTGCCATTGGAGCATCTGGAGAAGACTATGATATGTTGGGAAGGCCGGTTGAGAACTGCTTATTTTTTGCCGGAGAAGCCACCTGCAAGGAGCATCCTGATACAGTTGGTGGTGCGATGTTGAGTGGACTTCGAGAGGCTGTACGACTAATTGACATATTCACTACTGGAAATGATCATACAGCTGAAGTAGAGGCAATGGAGGCTGCACAGAGACAGTCAGAATCAGAAAAGGATGAAGTTAAGGACATAATTAAGAGACTTGAAGCAGTTGAACTTTCTAATGTCTTGTACAAAAACTCTTTGGATCGAGCTCGACTTTTGACCAGGGAAGCTTTACTACGGGACATGTTCTTTAATGTGAAAACCACTGTAGGTCGATTGCATCTGGCCAAAAAGTTGTTGGGTCTTCCAGTTGAATCCTTGAAATCCTTTGCTGGGACAAAGGAAGGGCTTACCACACTCAATTCATGGATGCTG GATTCAATGGGGAAAGACGGGACTCAACTCTTGCGCCATTGTGTTCGTCTTCTTGTGCTTGTTTCAACTGATCTAGTTGCTGTTCGTTCATCAG gcATAGGGAAAACTGTGAAGGAAAAAGTTTGTGTACATACAAGTCGTGACATACGTGCTATAGCAAGCCAGCTGGTTAATGTGTGGCTGGAAGTCTTCCGTAAGGCTAAAGCTTcttcaaagagaaaaaaccTTAAAGATGCAGCTTCAGGAAAGCCACCTCTACGTTCACATCATGGTGCTTTTGAGAATAAAAGAAGCTTGCAGGATCCTTTATCTGCTGGAAGCCAATATCCAATCAATGTGAAAGAGAATGGCAAATCAATGAGGGTGGAGGCTGTCAACCTAGCAATGTCTGAGGAAGAGCAGGCTGCCTTTGCTGCTGAAGCAGCTGCTCGAGCCGCAGCAAAAGCAGCTGCTGag GCACTTGCATCCACAGAAGCCAACTGCAACAAATTGCTGCAGCTTCCCAAGATTCCTTCTTTTCATAAATTTGCGAGAAGGGAGCAATATGCTCAAATGGATGAAAGGAAGTGGCCTGGTGGTGTATTGGGAAGACAAGATTGTATATCGGAAATAGACTCTAGGAACTGCAGAGTTAGGGACTGGTCTGTTGATTTCTCTGCTGCATGTGTTAACCTTGACAGTTCCAGAATGTCAGTAGATAACCTGTCTCAGAGGAGTCATTCTAATGAGATTGCTAGCCACTTGAAACTTAGAGAGCACTCTGGAGAAAGTTTGGCTGTGGACAGCAGTATCTTCACAAAAGCATGGGTTGATTCTGCTGGTAGTGGGGGGATTAAGGATTATCATGCCATTGACAGATGGCAGTCTCAAGCAGCTGCTGCTGATCTAGACTTCTTCCATCCAACAATGCATGTGAAGGATGAGGAAGATTCATATACTAGTTCAAGGCAACCCACCTGGAAGCATGATGGACGAGCGAATGAGAGCTCCATATCCCAAATTACAGTAAACAAGGAGCGATTTAAAAATCATCCTCGTGGAGCTGATCGTATTAAACAGGCTGTTGTTGATTATGTTGCATCATTGCTAATGCCCCTTTATAAGGCCagaaaaattgataaagaGGGATACAAATCGATAATGAAGAAAACTGCAACAAAA GTTATGGAGATAGCATCGGATGCAGAGAAAAACATGGCTATTTCtgaatttcttgatttcaagCGCAAAAATAAG ATTCGTTCCTTTGTGGACAAATTGATTGAGAGGCATATGGCAATGAAGCCAGTCATGAATACATGA